The following nucleotide sequence is from Chelonia mydas isolate rCheMyd1 chromosome 5, rCheMyd1.pri.v2, whole genome shotgun sequence.
CTAGGAGGTAACCACTGCCCctctcaccccatcccacacccctacccagagcccgcacctctcaccccctcccacaccccaccctcctgccccagccctgaacaccctccagcacccaaactgccagcccagagcccacaccccctcccacaccaaactcccagcccagaggccgaaccccatcccgcacccaaactccctcccagatcccgtaccccctcctgcacctcaaccccctgccccaacttggtgaaagtgagtgaaggtgggggagagcgagtgacagaggaaGGGCGATGGAGCGAGCAGGGGGCATGCCctcaggaagggggcagggcaggggctgagcggGGGGGCTTGGGAGtccctgaaaatttttaaatcaaaatgggggtccctgggttgctaaagtttgagaaccgctgcgcTAGAAAAATGTCTATTCCAATAGCTTTCAACCTATAAGGAAGATACATAACATGCAGCACTGCTGTCAGAGATATAAAACTGGAAGAGAGATCAGCACAGTGCTGAGTAATACTTTGTTTGTACAGCTCATCTGGTGACATACAAAGCAGATCACTGTTAGTTTTAATCATTTACTATTGCATTTTACAAAATAGAGTAAAGGTCTTAATTCAGCATGCTCTACTCATGCAGAACTTTGATTAACACCAATTGGAATTTCATTCGGGTAACAAGCATGAAAGAAGGGCTCTGTTCAGCCCCAAGATATGCTGACTAGACCAAAGAGTTGGGGCAGAGAGAAGTTATGTTAGTTTATATTTTACAGCAGTAGGTGATATTTCTACTCTCTATATATTTATCGTACTgacagggatggagggggggctGCAAAAGTTAAGGGATCAGTACCTCCTCACTGGGTATGAATCACTTCAAGTGGGGTATGTGGACAACACCCAGTCTGCCTGATTCAGAATCAGTGGCTATCTCCATGTACGATCCGAGGGGAAACAAGGCACTGTAGTTTTCATCTCGATGTAGCTAATTGAGGTAaaccggggtggggtggggaggagagaaaagagggGTGTTAATAAGGTTGCCCTCAACACTAGCTACGTTGAGAAAAAGCTACCTGTGCTTTGTCTCTACTAGGATTGTACAGTGAGAACTATCTCAATGTGAAAacactttcatagattcatagcatCTAAGGCCATAAATgacatttagtctgacctcctgtatagcatagGCTATTAAATTTCACCCTGTTGCTGCAGTCTTGAGACcattaacttgtgtttggctaacgcatatcttccagaaaggcatccacaATCTTGATCTGCAGACATCGAGAGAGGGAGAATTCACCATTTCCATTGGTggtttgttccaatagttaaacACCCTCATTCACTGAAATGTGTGTCTTAATACTAATTTTAATTAGTCAGGTGTCACCTTCctgcctctctctgctagatTAGAGTCCTTTattacctggtattttctccccattaaGGTACTTATACACTAATAAAGTCACCTTTCTATCTTCTTATAATTAAATTAAAGAGCCTGAGCTCTTTATGTCTCTCACCATAAGACATTTTCTCCAGACCTCAAAGCTTTTTTTCCTGGcttttttctgcaccctctccagtttttcagcatcctttttaaAACGTGGACACCAGacctggatgcagtattccagtattggtctcaccagtgctgtatACAGAAGTAAAAATGACTTCCTTACTCCTATTCACTATTCCCAACATCACACGGAGATCTCACATTCAGTTGCTTGTCTACTACATAGCCCCTACTTCCTTTTCCAAAAAATTGCTTTCCAGGAATATAGGTCCCCATTCTATAGGGATGACCGGTATTCTTTGATCCTAGATGTATACCTTTGCATCTGGCTGcattaaaacatgttttgtttgaatgggtcCAGCTTACCCAGCAAGCCAGATGGCTCTGTATGACAGGCCTGTCCTTATAATTATTTACTACtttgccaatttttgtgtcatctgcatattttatcagtattgattttatatttatttccagatcaATACTGAAAGTATTGAATGGCATTGGGCCTAGCATTGATCCCTAAGAACCCCACTTCttttagcagtgaagatgcagctAACATGAGTGCAATGGGTCACTTGTAATGTTAATGGTGTTTTCTCTCACACAGAACAGGTCAGCAGCATCAGGGCTCCTTCCAAGTTATACTGTTGGGGTTATACTGGTAAAACCCACTGGGGGATACACTTACAGGAACAACTTTTTTGGTTTAACTTATTaaatttaagctaaactgaaaaaaaccagAATGATACTGTCCAAACAGTGGGAGGGGTTATAACAGGATAACTGtttatatcaggtttcagagtaacagccgtgttagtctgtatttgcaaaaagaaaaggagtacttgtggcaccttagagactaaccaatttatttgagcataagctctcgtgagctccgatgaagtgagctgtagctcacgaaagcttatgctcaaataaattggttagtctctaaggtgccacaagtcctccttttctttttctttgtatcagtttaaattcacacctcaACTTACACTGCTATAGCTTGCCAATGTAAGCAATTtacagcatttctttttaaaacagacgtagggcttgtccacactggcactttacagcactgcaactttcttgctcaggggtgtggaaaaaacacccccctgagcactgtAAGTAAGTGCCAGTGTACACCGGGCTCCCAgagctggtagctattcccctcatggaggtggttttgtGCCGCAACTACACAGCCACCTTAAAGCACTtccgcagcagcactttaacgttgctagAGAAGACGTGCCCTTAGTGACgcagttaaactggtgcaaacctctGCTTGGACTCTTGAAACTTGGTTtagtttaaacctgttcctaTTCAGCTTAACCTAAACGATAGAAGCACACCGAAGAAATTGGTAGAACTGTCCCATATGGTCAAGGCCTTAGAATCAGGCAGCCGTGTACAGGCCAGGCTCAATCACAGCACATTACACATCCACCTTGGACTAAAACAGAACCAGTCCCTCCTCACATACCCCAACCCCTCTCGCCAGCCGCCCCTCTCCTCACCctcttcacccctcccaccccccccagcctcccctctcctccctcctcacgtgccccccagcctcccccctcctccctcctcacgtcccccccagcctcccccctccccccctcccccatcccccctcctcccccacttcacccctctcctcacccccacccctccctcctcacctccctcagccccccctcctcccccacttcacccctcccatccccccctctcctcacccccccagctctccctcctcacctcctccacttcacccctcccgcccctctcctcgccccagccccctcttcacACGGCCCCGATCCTCctcctcaccctccagccccccaccccgtttacaacccccccctcccctcccctcccctcccctcccctcccctcaacgCCCCCCGGGGCAGAGCCAGCCATCACCCTCTCGTTGCCATCGCCGGACGCCGGCGCGTGCCCCGCAcggcatgctgggagctgtagtctcgCGGGCCGGCCCGGAGGGACGAGGAGAGGTCACGGGCTGCGATTGGCTCGCGTCTCCTCTCTCCGCCCCCGCATTCCTTTCCGGTCGGTGATTCGTCCTGGCAACAGAGGGGGCGGGACTTCCGGGGCGAGGCTTCGCCAGCGACAAAACTCCCCGGATGCGTTGCGGCAGAGACCGGCTTGGAAAGAACTTTCTAGAAGAGCCAGGCGCGGCGAGCGCAGCCGAGACCGGAGcccgcccagccccccccgccgGTGAGTGGCAGCTGCACCgcaccccccccctcctccccgccgccATCCCATCCCGGCTCCTACCCCCTGGGCCCCGCCGCTCCCGTCCCCGCgccccccgggccccgccgctCCCCGGCCCCGCGCCCGCGCGCTGAGGAGCGGCCGGGCCCGCGTGCCGGGGGCTCACGCTCGGTTCCCGCAGGCCGCCCGCCATGGTGAAGGAGACCACGTACTACGACGTGCTGGGGGTGAAGCCCGGCGCGTCGCAGGAGGAGCTGAAGAAGGCCTACCGCAAGCTGGCGCTGAAATACCACCCCGACAAGAACCCCAACGAGGGCGAGAAGGCAAGTGGCCGCGCCGGGGGGGGGCGCGCCGGGGGGGGCTCGGCCCCTGCCCGCGGGACTCGCTTCCCGGGCCGGGCCGTAACTTTCCGGGGCACGTCCCAGCCTCCGGCCCGGGCTCGTGTCGAGCCGCGGCGTTAACGCGCCTTCTGACCTGTCTCTTGCAGTTCAAGCAGATTTCCCAAGCCTATGAAGTTCTTTCTGATCCCAAGAAGAGAGACTTGTATGACAAAGGTGGCGAACAGGCTATTAAAGAGGGTGGTACCGGCAGTAGTTTTGGGTCACCCATGGATATTTTTGACATGTTCTTTGGAGGAGGTGGAAGAATGCAGCGAGAGAGGAGAGGTAATTTGGCTGTTTCTGTGATACTATCTAAAGTGACCGTTTACTATGGAAGTGTTTCCTGTAGAATATGTAACTGTTCAGCGTATGGTGTAAGATTATGGACACTGACTTCTGTAAAACACCTTTTACAAACTAAACAGTGTTGTTAATGCCGTGCAAGAGTGTCCAAGATTATTAGAAACAGTATCTGGTTCCAAGCGAATGACATCTTGGGTAAAACCTTTTTGCTCTTTACAGGTAAAAATGTTGTTCATCAGTTGTCAGTAACTTTGGAAGACTTATATAATGGTGCAACAAGAAAACTGGCTCTGCAGAAGAATGTGATCTGTGACAAATGTGAAGGTATGTTAATCCTCACTGTTGGATTTTTGTAATCTAAATGTTTTTCAGATAACTGAATATTGGAATTAAAAGTTCATTCAGGTTAAAAGAAACCCTGGATTTAGATTAACTTAACTCTATTTTTAGGTAAATTGTAAACGTACTTCTAGTTTTAAGTTCCTTTTTAGAGAGAAAACACAATCAATTCTAATTAGACTTTACTGTCTTGTCATCAGGCCGAGGTGGTAAGAAAGGTGCAGTAGAATGCTGTCCCAATTGCAGAGGTACAGGCATGCAAATACGAATTCACCAGATAGGACCAGGAATGGTTCAGCAAATCCAGTCTGTGTGCATGGAATGCCAGGGACATGGGGAGCGTATCAGTCCTAAGGACAGGTGTAAAAGCTGCATTGGAAGGAAGATTGTTCGAGAGAAGAAGATTCTAGAAGTTCATATTGATAAAGGTAATGCCTTCAAGGGGAACTTGGCTGATTTTTGTAATATCTTGATCACGGGtactcaaactgggggttggggccccgcagggggtcacgaggttattacatggggattTGCGAGCTgtcacacccccccgccccccaaaccctgctttgcctccagcattttaatggtgttaaatctatcaagtgttcttaatgtatggggggggggggggttgtactcagaggcttggtatgtgaaaggggttaccagtacaaaagtctgggaacccctgctctaaatagATTTGTATTAACCTTGGATTTGCATGATACAAATTTCAGTAATTGAAAAAGAGCTTTTACCCAGTGGCAGTGTTACATACATGTTAAAATGTGTAGCAGTAGTAGTGCATATAGCTTACTGTTAAATGATAAAACCTGCACAGAGCCCTAAAGGGTAGACTTGGCTTCAGATACACACAGCTTGATGGCTAATGGTGGAAATTACTGCCCACTTCTTTAGTGAGCATTAACTTGACTACACCTAGTGCCATGTTAGTTGCATATTGATTACTGGATATGCAGACTGGATTGATTCATGGTGAAGAGAAACTGACAAGCAGACTACTATGCCAGAATGCTGACTAATTACTGACACTGGTTAAAATCAAGCAAGTGGAACGCTTGGTGACGAGTTAAGTTGCTTTAGTATTACCTTTTCAggaattctgtgcacaatattttaaaattgtcaataaCTAAATacggaggctccagcatggcagtggggagcacagccccctggctgcatggaggtgggagatcatccTGCAGTCCCccattttctctcctttccttccccctcccagacagggactcagcagtgaggctgcacttgaccctgacacagtgcaagaactgggcctgccccaggaacaccctggggccctgcctctctgctccaggtataggcaggcaggctcagcccagcaggatcagTATTTGGAGGGTTTAGCATGGAGCAGTCTTGGTGCTGGCgactcagtgggggatctggattcACGTAGGCTTGTTGGCGGTGCACAGGCAATGGGGCTCTgcaagggggtccaggtgaaagtggggaagggggctgctgctgccagggggaTACTGCATGTAAGGCTGCTTCTTCCGTTTCCCCTCCCCTCGTTCCCTTTTTCTCCCACCTGTGCCCTGCTGCAGGCATTCACCATTGTACAGAAACAGGATGGCTCCCAGCACAGAGAAAGGGGGGGCGCGAcgggcactaggacccagaggcagtgtccagctgcagagtcagctaGCCTTTGTGGAACCCTCTTTTTCACCTgggcagctctgtgtgtgtgcagaaatGGGGGGGGAATAGTGGCACATGACCCCATATGCCTCCCCAAACTGCGCCATGAGCATCCCCAGCCCTATGCCCCCCATGTAGACTTACCTCTCTACTGGCTGCTCCAGACACCAGAAGCCCCACTGGCATGTGTTCATTTTTGCAGCTTCCGTTTGCTTCCCTGTCactttctgtggggaagcaaataAATTTGTGGgggtggtgcagaattcccccaggagtatgttTCCACTAGTCTTGAGGTTTGCACAAATCCTGGTCATTCTGCTGTATCTCGGTAAGAACAGATCTGCTAAAGTTATGGTGTAAAAACAATTCTAAGTCTGTAATGCTTAGAACTCAATCTATTAAGCCATCCTAACAGTCTTGGCCCAGGTGCTAGTGACCTACATTAACTTTGCCAGATATTGTTC
It contains:
- the DNAJA1 gene encoding dnaJ homolog subfamily A member 1; translated protein: MVKETTYYDVLGVKPGASQEELKKAYRKLALKYHPDKNPNEGEKFKQISQAYEVLSDPKKRDLYDKGGEQAIKEGGTGSSFGSPMDIFDMFFGGGGRMQRERRGKNVVHQLSVTLEDLYNGATRKLALQKNVICDKCEGRGGKKGAVECCPNCRGTGMQIRIHQIGPGMVQQIQSVCMECQGHGERISPKDRCKSCIGRKIVREKKILEVHIDKGMKDGQKITFHGEGDQEPGLEPGDIIIVLDQKDHSTFTRRGEDLFMSMDIQLVEALCGFQKPIATLDNRTIIITSHPGQIVKHGDIKCVLNEGMPIYRRPYEKGRLIMEFKVNFPECGFLSSDKLCLLEKLLPARKEVEETEEMDQVELVDFDPSQERRQHYNGEAYEDDEHHPRGGVQCQTS